One Triticum dicoccoides isolate Atlit2015 ecotype Zavitan chromosome 4B, WEW_v2.0, whole genome shotgun sequence genomic window carries:
- the LOC119290783 gene encoding uncharacterized protein LOC119290783: MASVGRSRSRRRGEVGGPFEWDAAPSGDYSADHHGAGSSRKQASNSGILSHTLFDEEIRKSKPRQSSCVPMKKLIDEEFSKDVNARHTSPGAVGRLMGLDSLPTSSGTHSQHRSSRSHAHKTPSFISHDRYVPQRRKNDEMPEVKDVFEVMDVMGVKAHRSPRGRNGNTTSRFDAAEKANLDFIRHKFMDAKRLSTDESLQMSEELNETLDALVSNKDLLLEFLEKRDLGSASSNGNCITILKPSKRNQFIDADNICSHDNDTESFFRKQNEVKYPTRKPHTKLSSQSPREDSGSSRQKLSRSSHQETSDKRACPTRIVVLKPCFEKAQDLEGSFGLPHEIPHSDYRRHTACQCAGMWSPYTDESMCQVSPGDPETSGHIKKGSREIAREVAKQMRAARGRVLQPDTSTILSDESSQFVSSLAKVKNSERVHRSSELCDGWASPTFNTSPAYSNDTSVINEAKKQLSSRWKIAHQFQHQEPENNGFGVLGDMFVLSDEETSEVATQTMSYQKCPKGELQRNRVPVSCSNPLGISSKDGWRGVAPSNSARSKSLPSFSNHGVQKSSNRKRTGRQNEFSMLKDVLKIGPHDSEYACHSRQRKSLVGGSPFRGDEDQVAPDDEGRAMIDHEIHVSSQEAPDVIDMPDSSGQTLAHTVNSGHELDGVCHLDTSSAVFQQNKEPLSPAKLNQHMHQQPSTAFDFCLHVPNFDNLLAQAEGIENHVDDVYAALFNPPTETESPVGIDHHHGVDNDNQASWIHPTGSESPVSSNNEEQPSPVSVLESSLDAEEVYSGDFEKISADLQGLRMQLQLLKTETTDDADDTDHLTASDDEVASTDEPLAEMEILPHAFVDEEERDFSYVLDMLTLLGIDGAFQDGLLDVRCFSEYPAGPDIYDILENKYSSLILWPASERMLLFELTNTVIADLIASLVHHGSKGLLRRFSSRWDQEGFVVDVWQRVFEIRQEMDGNQGDPLMMDFERHGSEDGIDLVGGEIERMLLKDLVGETIAEFLGIT; encoded by the exons ATGGCGAGCGTCGGGCGCAGCAGATCGAGGCGCAGAGGAGAGGTCGGCGGGCCGTTCGAGTGGGACGCGGCCCCTTCGGGGGACTACTCCGCCGATCACCATG GGGCTGGGTCATCGAGGAAACAAGCAAGTAACTCTGGGATACTCTCCCACACTCTG TTTGACGAGGAAATCAGGAAAAGTAAACCAAGACAGTCCAGCTGTGTACCGATGAAAAAGCTAATAGATGAAGAGTTCTCGAAAGATGTCAATGCCAGGCATACTTCACCAGGTGCTGTAGGAAGACTAATGGGTCTTGATTCACTCCCTACCTCGTCTGGGACCCATAGCCAGCACAGAAGTAGCAGAAGTCATGCACACAAGACGCCATCTTTTATTTCTCATGATAGGTATGTTCCACAGAGGAGAAAGAATGATGAGATGCCAGAGGTCAAAGATGTTTTTGAGGTTATGGATGTGATGGGAGTAAAGGCACACCGAAGCCCAAGAGGTAGAAATGGAAATACAACTTCCAGATTTGATGCAGCTGAGAAGGCTAATCTAGATTTCATAAGGCACAAATTTATGGATGCAAAACGTCTTTCTACAGATGAATCCCTTCAGATGTCAGAAGAGTTGAATGAGACACTTGATGCATTGGTATCTAATAAGGATCTTCTTTTGGAATTTCTTGAAAAACGCGATCTGGGTTCTGCCTCCTCTAATGGAAACTGCATCACAATATTGAAGCCATCTAAAAGAAACCAATTTATTGATGCAGACAACATCTGTTCACATGATAATGATACAGAAAGCTTTTTCCGTAAGCAAAATGAAGTGAAATACCCCACGAGGAAACCACATACTAAGTTATCCAGTCAATCCCCAAGAGAAGACTCTGGTTCATCGAGGCAGAAACTATCAAGGTCAAGTCATCAGGAAACCAGTGATAAACGAGCTTGTCCCACACGGATTGTTGTCCTGAAGCCATGCTTTGAGAAAGCTCAGGACCTTGAAGGATCCTTCGGCCTACCACATGAAATCCCTCATTCTGATTACAGAAGGCACACAGCATGCCAGTGTGCTGGCATGTGGAGTCCATATACTGATGAGTCCATGTGTCAAGTATCCCCTGGCGATCCTGAAACGTCAGGCCATATAAAAAAGGGATCTAGAGAAATTGCTAGAGAGGTTGCAAAACAAATGAGAGCTGCTAGGGGCCGTGTTCTCCAACCAGACACCAGCACAATTTTGTCAGATGAAAGCTCACAGTTTGTGTCATCTCTTGCTAAGGTCAAGAATTCGGAGAGAGTCCATAGGTCTTCTGAATTATGTGACGGTTGGGCTTCTCCCACCTTCAACACTTCGCCAGCATATTCAAATGACACATCAGTCATAAATGAAGCAAAGAAACAGCTCTCTAGCAGATGGAAGATAGCGCATCAATTTCAGCATCAAGAACCTGAGAATAATGGCTTCGGCGTGCTTGGAGACATGTTTGTTCTCTCTGACGAGGAAACATCAGAAGTTGCTACCCAAACAATGTCATACCAGAAATGTCCAAAGGGAGAACTGCAGCGAAACAGAGTGCCAGTCTCGTGTAGCAATCCTCTTGGCATCAGCAGCAAGGATGGTTGGAGAGGTGTAGCTCCAAGCAATTCAGCAAGGTCTAAATCTCTTCCATCATTCTCTAACCATGGAGTTCAAAAGTCGAGCAATAGAAAAAGAACGGGTAGGCAAAATGAGTTTTCTATGCTTAAAGATGTTCTCAAAATAGGACCCCATGATTCTGAATACGCATGTCATAGTAGACAAAGAAAATCCCTGGTTGGAGGTTCACCTTTTCGTGGTGATGAAGATCAAGTGGCCCCAGATGATGAGGGAAGAGCGATGATTGACCATGAGATACATGTGAGTTCTCAGGAAGCACCAGATGTTATTGACATGCCAGATTCATCTGGACAGACACTTGCACATACCGTGAATTCTGGCCATGAATTAGATGGAGTGTGTCATCTGGATACCAGTTCTGCAGTTTTTCAACAGAATAAAGAACCACTTTCTCCTGCTAAACTGAATCAGCACATGCATCAACAGCCATCGACAGCATTTGATTTCTGCCTTCATGTTCCTAATTTTGACAATCTGCTGGCTCAG GCCGAGGGGATTGAAAATCATGTGGATGATGTTTACGCAGCTCTGTTTAATCCGCCAACAGAAACAGAATCTCCTGTGGGGATTGACCACCATCATGGTGTTGACAATGACAATCAAGCCTCGTGGATTCACCCGACAGGATCAGAATCTCCGGTGAGCTCCAACAATGAGGAGCAGCCAAGTCCAGTGTCTGTTCTTGAATCTTCCTTGGATGCTGAAGAAGTTTACTCAGGAGATTTCGAGAAAATTAGTGCCGATCTTCAAG GACTGCGAATGCAACTTCAGCTTCTCAAGACAGAGACCACAGACGATGCAGACGACACCGATCATCTTACAGCGAGTGATGACGAGGTTGCCTCGACAGATGAGCCACTTGCTGAAATGGAGATACTACCCCATGCTTTTGTGGATGAAGAAGAACGGGATTTCTCGTATGTGCTTGATATGCTCACCTTATTGGGCATTGATGGTGCTTTCCAGGATGGGCTGCTCGACGTGCGCTGCTTTTCCGAATATCCTGCTGGTCCTGATATATACGATATACTTGAGAACAAGTACAGCAGCCTCATTCTATGGCCGGCGTCTGAGAGGATGCTCCTGTTTGAGCTCACAAACACCGTCATTGCAGATCTGATAGCCTCTCTGGTGCATCATGGGTCAAAGGGGTTGCTGCGAAGGTTCTCGTCGAGGTGGGATCAGGAGGGGTTTGTCGTTGATGTGTGGCAGAGGGTGTTCGAGATACGGCAAGAGATGGACGGTAACCAGGGCGACCCGCTGATGATGGACTTCGAGCGGCATGGCTCCGAGGATGGCATCGATCTTGTTGGGGGCGAGATAGAGAGGATGTTGCTTAAGGATCTTGTGGGGGAAACCATTGCCGAGTTCCTGGGGATAACATAA
- the LOC119290782 gene encoding UDP-glucuronic acid decarboxylase 1-like — MKQLHRQSSLSKQHRPHHRSSLSRSLASYLLREHRLLFVLLGFLLASSFFLLYPALAPHPISLSSSAYAATTTSAIRNPRVFSFSTANASPHRLPVGVRKKPLRVVVTGGAGFVGSHLVDKLLARGDSVIVIDNFFTGRKENVAHHLANPRFELIRHDVVEPILLEVDQIYHLACPASPVHYKFNPIKTIKTNVMGTLNMLGLAKRVGARFLLTSTSEVYGDPLEHPQKESYWGHVNPIGVRSCYDEGKRTAETLAMDYHRSAGVEVRIARIFNTYGPRMCLDDGRVVSNFVAQTLRKQPMTVYGDGKQTRSFQYVSDLVDGLITLMENKYIGPFNLGNPGEFTMLELAQVVKETIDPSARVEFKPNTADDPHMRKPDISKAKSLLNWEPKVSLKQGLPRMVSDFQKRILDEK; from the exons ATGAAGCAGCTCCACCGCCAGTCCAGCCTCAGCAAGCAGCACCGCCCGCACCACCGCTCCTCTCTCTCCCGCTCCCTTGCCTCCTACCTCCTCCGCGAGCACcgcctcctcttcgtcctcctcggcttcctcctcgcctcctccttcttcctcctctacccCGCCCTCGCCCCGCACCccatctctctctcctcctccgcCTACGCCGCCACCACCACTTCTGCCATCAGAAACCCCCGCGTCTTCTCCTTCTCCACCGCCAACGCGTCGCCGCACCGCCTCCCCGTCGGCGTCCGCAAGAAGCCCCTGCGGGTGGTCGTCACCGGGGGCGCCGGCTTCGTCGGCAGCCACCTCGTCGACAAGCTCCTCGCCCGcggggacagcgtcatcgtcatcgACAACTTCTTCACGGGCCGCAAGGAAAACGTCGCGCACCACCTCGCTAACCCTCGCTTCGAGCTCATCCGCCACGATGTCGTCGAGCCCATCCTCCTCGAGGTCGACCAGATCTACCACCTCGCCTGCCCCGCCTCCCCCGTCCACTACAAATTCAACCCAATCAAGACCATC AAGACAAATGTGATGGGGACGTTGAACATGCTGGGACTGGCGAAGAGGGTCGGTGCCCGGTTCTTGCTCACCAGTACCAGTGAGGTGTACGGTGATCCTCTAGAGCACCCTCAGAAGGAGAGTTACTGGGGCCATGTCAATCCCATAG GTGTAAGGAGTTGTTATGACGAGGGAAAGAGAACAGCAGAAACTCTGGCCATGGATTACCATCGTAGTGCTGGTGTTGAG GTTAGAATTGCTCGCATATTCAACACGTACGGCCCTCGTATGTGTTTAGATGATGGCCGGGTTGTTAGCAACTTTGTTGCACAG ACTTTGCGGAAACAACCAATGACGGTTTATGGTGATGGAAAGCAAACAAGAAGCTTTCAATATGTTTCGGATTTG GTTGATGGGTTGATAACTCTGATGGAAAATAAGTACATTGGACCTTTCAACTTGGGAAACCCTGGGGAGTTTACCATGTTGGAGCTTGCTCAG GTAGTGAAAGAGACAATTGACCCAAGTGCGCGTGTTGAATTTAAACCCAACACCGCCGATGATCCGCACATGAGAAAACCTGACATCTCAAAGGCCAAATCTCTTCTCAATTGGGAGCCAAAAGTCTCTCTGAAGCAAGGCCTGCCACGTATGGTTTCGGACTTCCAGAAACGCATCTTGGATGAGAAATGA